The DNA segment CCAAATGGACCCCCAGCAACGGCGGCAAGACCTACACCTTCGATCTGCGCAAGGGCGTCAAGTTCCACAGCGGCGCGACCATGACCTGCGCCGACGCGGAATACAGCTTCGAGCGCAACTTGGTCACCAACAGCGGCGCGAGCGGCAACTGGTTCATCGCCGAGGCGCTGACCGGCACCCAGAGCAACGCTGCCGACGACAAGACCGTGACCTGGGCCAGGATCGACAAGTCCGTGGAGTGCAATGCCGCCGGGCAACTGGTCTTTACCCTGCCCGCCGTGGACCCCGCCTTCCTGGCCAAGCTGGCCTACACCGGTCAGGCCATCCTGGAAAAAGCCTACAGCACCAAGATTGGCGAGTGGGACGGCACCGAGAAGACATGGAAGGACTGGATCGGCAAGGACCTGACCGACAGCGAATTGAGCAAGAAGCCCAACGGCACCGGCCCTTACAAGTTGGTCCGCGCCGACGCCAACAACCACCTGTTCCAGGCGTTTGACGGCTACTGGGGCAAGAAGCCCACCATCAAGAACGTGATTCAGCAGAAGGTGCCTGAACTGGCCGCCCGTCAGCAGGCGCTGCTGCGCGGCGACGCCGACATTATCGACGGTGGCGGGCGCAGTGTGGACGAGGCTCAGGTCAAGGGCAAGCCCGGCGTGACCTGGGTGGACGATCTGCCCAACACCACGTCCACGGCCATCTTCATGAACGAGAAGATTGCGGGCGCAAACAACGCGCTGCTGGGCAGCGGCAAGCTGGACGGCAAGGGCATTCCCTCCAACTTCTTCAGCGACGTGAACGTGCGCCGGGGCTTCTCTTACGCCTTTAACTACCAGGGCTATATCAAAGACGTGCAGAACACCAAGGGCAAGCAGCGCACCATGCTGATGCCCGATATCTTCCCCGGCTACGATCCCAAGGTCAAGACTTATACCTTCGACGCCGCCAAGGCCACCGACTACTTCAAGCGCGCCTGGGGCGGTCAGCTCTGGAAGAACGGCTTCGTGCTGACGGCCAACTACCGCGCCAGCGCCCCGGCCTCGCAGACCGCGATGGAAATCCTGAAGAAGAACATCGAGTCAATCAATCCCAAGTTCCGCGTGAACATCCAGGCCAAGCAGTGGTCCGAGATGCTGGCCGATTCCAAGAAGGGTCAGGAAGCCATGATCCTGATCGGCTGGGCACCCGACTATGCCGATGCAGACAACTTCATGTATACCTTCTACGCCAGCGACGGCTACTACAGCCCCCGCGCCAACTGGAAAGACGCCAGCGTGGACAAGTGGCTCAAGCAGGCCCGCAGCACCATCAACACTGCCGAGCGCAACCGCCTGTACAGCCTGGTGGGTAACCGCGCCTACGAACAGGCCCCCTACATCCTGGTGCCCGCGCCCGTGAATTACACCTTCTACAGCAGCCGCGTCAGTGGCGCGCCGCTGACCAAGGCCGGATTCAATCCCATGACCTCGCTGTACTGGAAGGAACTGAGCAAGAAGTAAACCGTCCCTTCCGTGACCTGATATGTCTCAAGGGACAGGCGGGGCGACCACGAACGTGGGGTTGCCCCCCTCCCTTTTTTTCCTTTGCCCAGCTTTCTTCTTTTGCACAGCTTCTTCCTTTGCACAGTGCCGCCCCCGCCCACCGCACTCTCCTGATCTTCCCCGATCTTCCTTTCCTGCACACCGAGGCCCAGATGCTTAATTTCACCATTCGGCGGCTGCTCCAGATTCCACTGGTCATGATTGCCCTGTCCATCATCGTCATCGGCCTGACGCAACTGCTGACGCCCGAGCAGCGGGCCGCCCCGTACATCCGCAGCGAGCAGCAGGCCGCCCGCCTGGAACAGATCATCACCGAGCGCGGACTGCGCGATCCCTTCCCGATTCAGTACGGGCGCTGGTTTTCCAACATCGTCAAGGGCGATCTGGGCTATTCCAAGGCCAGCAACAAAGACGTGCTGGCTACCATTCAGGAGCGCCTGCCCAACACCGTCGAACTGTCGCTGGTGACGGCCATTCCCATTCTGCTGCTGTCCATCTGGCTGGGCACCCTGAGCGCACTGCACAAGGACAAATTGATCGACCAGATTCTGCGGGTGGTGGTGGTCTTCGGCTACAGCCTGCCCACCTTCGTGCTGGGCATCGTGCTGCTGGCGGTGTTTTACGCGTATCTGGGCTGGCTGCCCGGCGCAGGGCAACTGGATATCCTCAACCAGTTCGCGGTGGGTGACCTGAAGCGCTACACCGGCATGATGACCGTGGACGCCGCCCTGAACGGACGCTGGGACATCGCCTGGGACGCCTTGCAGCATATGATCCTGCCCGCCGTGACCCTGCTGATCGTGCTGAGCGCCAATCTGGTCAAGGTGATGCGCAACAGCATGCTGGAGGTGCTGACCAGCGATTACGTCCGCACCGCCCGTGCCAAGGGGCTGTCATCCAAAGTGGTGAACGGCAAACACGCCCGCCGCAACGCGCTGCTACCGATCGTGACGCTGGGCGGCTTTCTGGTCATCGGTCTGCTGGGCGGCTCGGTGATCACCGAAACGATCTTTGCCTACCCAGGGATCGGGCAGTGGTTCGTACAGGCCGCGCTGCAACTCGACATTGCCGGGGTGCTGGGCTTCACGCTGCTCTCGGCGCTGCTGGTGGTGGTCATGAGTACCGTGGTGGACCTGCTCTACGGCGTTCTCGATCCACGCGTGAGGTTCTACTGATGCTCCGCACTCATCTGCTCAGGAGGTCCGCATGACGACCACTGCCTCTGCCCCCATCGCCATTGAGAAACGCGGCGCGTTCCAGATGTTCTGGACGGGTCCGGCCATGCGCAAGATGCGGCGTAACCCGCTGGCCATCGGCGGTCTGGTCATCACGCTGATGTTCGCGCTGCTGGCCCTGTTCGCCCCACTGGTGGCCAAACCCACCGGCAACTGTCTGCGCGACCTGAACATGACCAGCGCCAATCAGGTGTACAACCCGCTGGGCGCACCGTTCTGGAACGCAGTCTTTGCCCCGCCTGCCAGTTGCTACAAGATCCAGCGCCTGAGCTTCGCGCAGGAACCCGCGCCGCCCAATTCGATTCCCGGGGCCACGGCGCCTTTCGGCACCGTCAACGGCTACAACATTTTTTACGGTCTGGTCTGGGGCACGCGCACCGCGCTGAAAATGGCCTTCATCATCGTGGGCATCACGCTGGTGGTGGGCGTGCTGATCGGGGCCATCAGCGGCTTTTACGGCGGCTGGATCGACAACCTGATCCAGCGCTTTATCGACGTGCTGTTCGCCATGCCGGGGCTGGTCCTGACGGTGGTGA comes from the Deinococcus sp. AJ005 genome and includes:
- a CDS encoding ABC transporter permease translates to MLNFTIRRLLQIPLVMIALSIIVIGLTQLLTPEQRAAPYIRSEQQAARLEQIITERGLRDPFPIQYGRWFSNIVKGDLGYSKASNKDVLATIQERLPNTVELSLVTAIPILLLSIWLGTLSALHKDKLIDQILRVVVVFGYSLPTFVLGIVLLAVFYAYLGWLPGAGQLDILNQFAVGDLKRYTGMMTVDAALNGRWDIAWDALQHMILPAVTLLIVLSANLVKVMRNSMLEVLTSDYVRTARAKGLSSKVVNGKHARRNALLPIVTLGGFLVIGLLGGSVITETIFAYPGIGQWFVQAALQLDIAGVLGFTLLSALLVVVMSTVVDLLYGVLDPRVRFY
- a CDS encoding ABC transporter substrate-binding protein, translating into MKKTAKKLATLSSLLLVSAALAASPTDTLVIQSSSDVPTMDPGVTYDTASSALVDNMYETLITYDGASLTKLVPLLATKWTPSNGGKTYTFDLRKGVKFHSGATMTCADAEYSFERNLVTNSGASGNWFIAEALTGTQSNAADDKTVTWARIDKSVECNAAGQLVFTLPAVDPAFLAKLAYTGQAILEKAYSTKIGEWDGTEKTWKDWIGKDLTDSELSKKPNGTGPYKLVRADANNHLFQAFDGYWGKKPTIKNVIQQKVPELAARQQALLRGDADIIDGGGRSVDEAQVKGKPGVTWVDDLPNTTSTAIFMNEKIAGANNALLGSGKLDGKGIPSNFFSDVNVRRGFSYAFNYQGYIKDVQNTKGKQRTMLMPDIFPGYDPKVKTYTFDAAKATDYFKRAWGGQLWKNGFVLTANYRASAPASQTAMEILKKNIESINPKFRVNIQAKQWSEMLADSKKGQEAMILIGWAPDYADADNFMYTFYASDGYYSPRANWKDASVDKWLKQARSTINTAERNRLYSLVGNRAYEQAPYILVPAPVNYTFYSSRVSGAPLTKAGFNPMTSLYWKELSKK
- a CDS encoding ABC transporter permease, translated to MTTTASAPIAIEKRGAFQMFWTGPAMRKMRRNPLAIGGLVITLMFALLALFAPLVAKPTGNCLRDLNMTSANQVYNPLGAPFWNAVFAPPASCYKIQRLSFAQEPAPPNSIPGATAPFGTVNGYNIFYGLVWGTRTALKMAFIIVGITLVVGVLIGAISGFYGGWIDNLIQRFIDVLFAMPGLVLTVVILTILRAKNPGGDPTWPIILAYSVAGWAGYARVIRGDVLKTRQLEYVDAARGLGARDMRMILKHIIPNSVTTVFTISVLDLATVPLGIAALSFLGLGFEPGYSEWGQLVDFARAWLKPEYWYVLVFPAAFIILFSLAFNLFGDGLRDALDPKTR